The following are from one region of the Dermacentor albipictus isolate Rhodes 1998 colony chromosome 5, USDA_Dalb.pri_finalv2, whole genome shotgun sequence genome:
- the LOC135921252 gene encoding digestive cysteine proteinase 3-like, whose translation MIGSSLFVLVLCVSAWAQHTPSHPDDDIDIYGNFGKAWDKFRKVYNKTYGTSQETVYREQVFRRTFHFLRTVDEQFKNGTRLFSVGVNHFADMTPDEVVANYTGYKPPTLQQLADVPLYAPLFGDTPDSVDWRANGFVTPVKNQGQCGACWAFSATGALEGQLFKRTRRLVSLSEQNLMDCTGPRYGTNGCNGGQMVGAFQYVQDAGGLDTEARYPYRQGTNFQCQFSNSFEARRVSVTGYTRVPPRNERVLLDALSRVGPISIAINASPQTFMFYKNGVYTEPNCDPRGLNHAVLLVGYGQDRGVPYWIVKNSWGPGWGEAGYIKILRNRNICGMSEDASFPSI comes from the exons ATGATCG GTTCCTCCCTGTTCGTCCTGGTCCTGTGCGTGAGTGCATGGGCACAGCACACGCCCTCTCATCCTGATGATGATATCGACATCTACGGCAACTTCGGCAAGgcctgggacaagttccgcaaaGTTTACA ACAAGACTTACGGCACGAGCCAAGAGACGGTGTATCGAGAGCAGGTGTTCCGCAGGACCTTCCATTTTCTCAGGACCGTCGACGAGCAGTTCAAGAACGGCACACGCCTCTTCAGTGTCGGAGTCAACCACTTCGCCGACATG ACGCCGGACGAGGTTGTGGCCAACTACACGGGCTACAAGCCTCCCACCCTACAGCAGCTGGCCGATGTCCCGCTATACGCACCGCTGTTCGGTGACACGCCTGACTCGGTCGACTGGAGGGCCAACGGATTCGTCACGCCCGTCAAGAATCAGGGGCAGTGCGGCGCTTGCTGGGCATTCAGCGCA ACCGGTGCACTGGAAGGTCAGCTGTTCAAGAGGACCCGCCGGCTGGTGAGCCTCAGCGAGCAGAACCTTATGGACTGCACGGGACCTCGGTATGGCACCAACGGCTGCAACGGCGGCCAAATGGTCGGAGCCTTCCAGTACGTGCAAGACGCCGGAGGATTGGACACCGAGGCCCGCTATCCGTACCGTCAGGGA ACCAACTTCCAGTGCCAGTTCTCCAACTCTTTCGAGGCACGGCGAGTGTCCGTCACGGGCTACACTCGGGTGCCACCGAGGAACGAGCGCGTGCTCCTGGACGCCTTGAGCAGGGTTGGCCCCATCTCGATTGCCATCAATGCCAGCCCGCAGACCTTCATGTTCTACAAGAACG GTGTCTACACTGAACCGAACTGCGATCCTCGCGGTCTTAATCACGCCGTGCTGCTGGTCGGGTACGGGCAGGACAGGGGTGTGCCGTACTGGATTGTCAAGAACAG CTGGGGCCCCGGATGGGGTGAAGCAGGCTACATCAAGATCCTGAGGAACCGGAACATTTGCGGCATGTCCGAGGACGCTTCTTTTCCATCCATTTAA
- the LOC135921245 gene encoding uncharacterized protein, producing the protein MSQRVEPLNAAAASAVLLLLAQLSSHWVPVLSQGILSDEEAAYLAPSAKYRQPRDPLVELLREQLPPTRTITGSGGLFSINETVRGVEYQGHVSVQKGHLHGLAVVSRSAKSCGHRKLQLMWPRVTATFKFKASVNGVRVLGVATVYLLPATSHVPLDVDGMPAGSYRVDAVKASSFGLSSLKGFTRLVGHMSRRLTFASQAALRSFLTGEGRKVLDATLRRLYNEATPGAALVC; encoded by the exons ATGAGCCAACGCGTGGAGCCCCTCAACGCAGCCGCAGCCAGCGCGGTGCTGCTGCTTTTGGCACAGCTCTCCAGCCACTGGGTGCCCGTCCTGTCACAGGGAATACTGTCCGATG AAGAAGCGGCTTACTTGGCACCTTCGGCCAAGTACCGGCAGCCGCGAGATCCCCTGGTGGAGTTGCTGCGGGAGCAACTGCCCCCGACCCGGACCATCACCGGCAGCGGCGGTCTGTTCTCCATCAACGAGACTGTGCGCGGCGTGGAGTACCAGGGTCACGTGTCCGTCCAGAAGGGACACCTCCACGGCCTCGCAGTCGTCTCGAGGTCGGCGAAGAGTTGCGGCCACCGCAAGTTGCAGCTGATGTGGCCTCGCGTGACGGCCACGTTCAAGTTCAAGGCTTCGGTGAACGGCGTCCGCGTTCTCGGCGTGGCCACGGTGTACCTGCTGCCGGCCACCTCGCACGTGCCCCTGGACGTCGACGGTATGCCCGCGGGCTCGTACCGCGTGGACGCTGTCAAGGCCTCGTCATTCGGCCTGTCCTCGCTCAAGGGCTTCACGCGCCTCGTCGGTCACATGTCACGGCGGCTGACGTTCGCGAGCCAAGCCGCGCTGCGCTCTTTTCTCACCGGCGAAGGGCGCAAGGTGCTCGACGCGACACTGCGCAGACTGTACAACGAGGCGACGCCTGGCGCCGCGTTGGTGTGCTGA